A region of the Salvelinus namaycush isolate Seneca chromosome 13, SaNama_1.0, whole genome shotgun sequence genome:
ttctgagatcatactgctggtgtcctttaggaggggagctgttctgagaccatactgctggtgtcctttaggaggggagctgttctgagaccatactgctggtgtcctttacaaaggaggggagctgttctgagatcatactgctggtgtcctttacaaaggaggggagctgttctgagaccatactgctggtgtcctttacaaaggaggggagctgttctgagatcatactgctggtgtcctttaggaggggagctgttctgagatcatactgctggtgtcctttaggaggggagctgttctgagaccatactgctggtgtcctttaggaggggagctgttctgagatcatactgctggtgtcctttaggaggggagctgttctgagaccatactgctggtgtcctttacaaaggaggggagctgttctgagatcatactgctggtgtcctttaggaggggagctgttctgagatcatactgctggtgtcctttaggaggggagctgttctgagatcatactgctggtgtcctttaggaggggagctgttctgagatcatactgctggtgtcctgtaggaggggagctgttctgagatcatactgctggtgtcctgtaggaggggagctgttctgagatcatactgctggtgtcctttaggaggggagctgttctgagaccatactgctggtgtcctgtaggaggggagctgttctgagatcatactgctggtgtcctgtaggaggggagctgttctgagaccatactgctggtgtcctttaggaggggagctgttctgagatcatactgctggtgtcctttaggaggggagctgttctgcgatcatactgctggtgtcctttaggaggggaggtgttctgagatcatactgctggtgtcctttaggaggggagctgttctgagatcatactgctggtgtcctttaggaggggagctgttctgagatcatactgctggtgccctttacaaaggaggggagctgttctgagatcatactgctggtgtcctttaggaggggagctgttctgagatcatactgctggtgtcctttaggaggggagctgttctgagaccatactgctggtgtcctttaggaggggagctgttctgagatcatactgctggtgtcctttaggaggggagctgttctgagatcatactgctggtgtcctttaggaggggagctgttctgagaccatactgctggtgtcctttaggaggggagctgttctgagatcatactgctggtgtcctttaggaggggagctgttctgagatcatactgctggtgtcctttaggaggggagctgttctgagatcatactgctggtgtcctttaggaggggagctgttctgagatcatactgctggtgtcctttaggaggggagctgttctgagatcatactgctggtgtcctttaggaggggagctgttctgagatcatactgctggtgtcctttaggaggggagctgttctgagaccatactgctggtgtcctgtaggaggggagctgttctgagatcatactgctggtgtcctttaggaggggagctgttctgtgAGTGGTCTAATAAAAAGGTCAACAAAAGTCGATagaggggccgttactgcatcaatgcccgctacaataggttGCCCTGGAGGTTTTGTAACATCTTGTGTAATTTTGGCAAAGTATAGAAAGTGGCAATTTTAGGGTGTTGAATAGCCAAAAAGTCATGTTCTTTTTTGGTTATCTGACCACAACCTAAATACCCATCTAGGACAGTAAAGATAGTATTCTGAAATTGGGAAGTGGGGTCACTTCTGAGTTTCTGGTAAAAGGTGTTGTCAAGGAGTTGTCTATGACACTCATTTGCATAAGCTGTCCTATCCATGAGTACAACCGACCCACCCTTATCAGCAGGGCGAGTAAGGACTGACGTATCGGATTGTACAACCGACCCACACTTATCAGCAGGACGAATAAGGACTGACGTATCGGATTGTACAACCGACCCACACTTATCAGCAGGGCGAGTAAGGACTGACGTATCGGATTGTAAATCAAGCAAAGCTTGTTTTTCATCCTTAGGTAAATTATGGAAAGATTTGGACTCCTGTTTGTTCTTAAGGAGATGAGCAACATCTTTTTCAACAACTCTGCAATATGTCTCGATAGAGTGACATAGTTTTGGTTGGTTAGTGGTTAGTTTTCATTGGCTGGAGGTATAAAATAACTCTTGCTTCTAAAAGGAGTCGGAGTATGTGCAGGTGAGCAGCCTACTGGTTCAATAGAAATGTCAGGATTAGGGGAGCTAAAGTATTCCCTTAAACGGATGTTTCTAAAAAACTTAAACATGTCTACCTTTACATCAAAATCGTTGCACTGGGTTGTAGGCACAAAAGATAATAATTTATTAAGCAAGGAGACATGGGCAGGGCTCAATATCTTGCTTGATAAATTAAAGACACACAGTCCCGTGGGTTCTGGGACCGTGTGACCGGTCTCCTCTGCCTCTGATAGTCGTTTCTTCTTACCCCGTCGGATGCGGCATCTCGTCGATGCGCGTGCCCGCGGCCACCTCCGCCCTTCCGTCCGTTCAGTCTCTCTTTGAATATAAACTGCCACTGGAAGCCGATGAGGCGCTGGTTGTAGAGTGTTGGTCAGACGGGGGTGGATCGAAGTAAGCGGCATCCCTCCTGCGTCTGCcatggagaggaggagcaggacctCTCTTGTCAGGGTTTCTCCAGAAGTAGACTTTATTCTCGGCCTTGCCTTTTTTGTCTTGGTTGAATTTCTTGATTTTAAGTTCCTTTATTTCTGTAGACAACTTGTCCTGGAGCGCTTGGTTAGTTTTCATCAGTTCATTGAATAGCTGTGCGTTTGTCTTTAATCGTGTTATCCATTTCACAAAAATCATTTTTCAACTGGTCAACAATTAAATCAGTAGAGCATTTGTTCAGGATGGCACACCAGCGCTCACAGAAATCATCTGTGCGCTGTCCCAATGATGGTTCTTTTTGCCACCTGAGTCCCCGTGGAATAATGCCTTGACGCACATAATCACTAAGAGTGACTATATGTAGATGCGTTCTCGTCTGGCGCTTAGATACATGTAACAGTTCTTTCGAGAGGTCAGAATTACCTCCCGGCATGTCAAAAATGGACTCCGAAACAATGATCTTATCACGCTCCCTTTGGCTATATTCAAAGTAATCTTGTTTGGGTCTATGACCAGTGTCAGGAGAAGAATTATCATTCGGCATCGTTTTAGAGCTTTTTTTGTGTCGGTAGGGTGCTGTTTACTGGGTAACAGAACagtctagaagaaaaagaaacgcacacctatttaggcgaggtgctggctagcggagtagaacacctatttaggtgaggtgctggctagcggagtagaacacctatttaggcgatgtgctggctagcggagtagaacacctgtttaggtgaggtgctggctagcggagtagaacacctatttaggcgatgtgctggctagcggagtagaacacctgtttaggtgaggtgctggctagcggagtagaacacctatttaggcgaggtgctggctagcggagtagaacacctatttaggcgaggtgctggctagcggagtagaacacctatttaggtgaggtgctggctagcggagtagaacacctatttaggtgaggtgctggctagcggagtagaacacctatttaggtgaggtgctggctagcggagtagaacacctatttaggcgaggtgctggctagcggagtagaacacctatttaggcgaggtgctggctagcggagtagaacacctatttaggtgaggtgctggctagcggagtagaacacctatttaggtgaggtgctggctagcggagtagaacacctatttaggtgaggtgctggctagcggagtagaacacctatttaggcgaggtgctggctagcggagtagaacacctatttaggcgaggtgctggctagcggagtagaacacctatttaggtgaggtgctggctagcggagtagaacacctatttaggcgaggtgctggctagcggagtagaacacctatttaggtgaggtgctggctagcggagtagaacacctatttaggcgaggtgctggctagcggagtagaacacctatttaggtgaggtgctggctagcggagtagaacacctatttaggtgaggtgctggctagcggagtagaacacctatttaggcgaggtgctggctagcggagtagaacacctatttaggcgaggtgctggctagcggagtagaacacctatttaggcgaggtgctggctagcggagtagaacacctatttaggcgaggtgctggctagcggagtagaacacctatttaggcgaggtgctggctagcggagtagaacacctatttaggcgaggtgctggctagcggagtagaacacctatttaggtgaggtgctggctagcggagtagaacacctatttaggcgaggtgctggctagcggagtagaacacctatttaggcgaggtgctggctagcggagtagaacacctatttaggcgaggtgctggctagcggagtagaacacctatttaggtgaggtgctggctagcagagtagaacacctatttaggcgaggtgctggctagcagagtagaacacctatttaggcgaggtgctggctagcggagtagaacacttgaaaataaaggagagccgctcCTAGGAGCTCATATGCAAAAACAGTCCAACTGTTATTTCCTTCTgatgtatatagatttttcatAAGAGCTTTAAAATAGTAATTAATAGCGTTGTTTCTAATTAAAGCATTTTGTATCCTTATCTTTTAAAATTAAAACTGGtttagaatgtgtttgttttgtgaGAGCTGCGAGATATTTACCAGGATTGTTTGCCTTCTgttgtgtaacctttatttaactagacaagtcagttaagaacaaattattatttacaatgacggtctacaccggccaaacccggacgacgctgggccaattgtgcggcgccctatagaactcccaatcacggccggttgtgatacagcctggaatcgaaccagggtgtctgtggtGACGCATCAATCACTGAGCTGCGCCAATCGGGAGCCCATTTAATAGTGTGCTTTATTTGAGTTGAACCTGTAGTTGTTGGCTCTCATCAAAAGTAAAATATCATATTCCTGCTGAAGTTCagacataaaaaaataaataaaatgtatggtCTTTTTCTAAGATAGTGATTTATTTTTCTTTCAATTTTAATTTCTAACTCTGATAAAAATTTTGCCAAGTTATGAGATTATCATTCCCCTAATGTACTCCTTAAAAGCGTCCCAAATGATGTCGGGGGTTGGCTTTTCTCTGTCCACATTTGTAATGTTCTTTACTTTTTCATTTTATGTATGTATTCTCCATATTCTGTCACTATATCAATTTTCTGTTGGTGTAATTAAGCATGATACAGGAGAAGGATCTGATACCACTATATCATGTATTATTTTAACCCAGTATATTGTTTAGcgtttgggctcccgagtggcgcagcggtctaaggcactgcatctcagtgctagaggcgtcactacagactacAGACCCTGCTTTGataccaggctgtatcacaaccggctgtgatttggagtcccatagggtggcgcacaattggcgcagcgtcgtccgggtttggccggggtaggccgtaattgaaaataagaatttgttcttaactgatttgcgtAGTTAATTAAAGGGAACAAATTAAAACTGCTGATTAAACATCTCATGCGTCATTACTCTGATTGCTTCTGTAATTCACAGGAAATCTTTGGCTGCGCGTATCATCACATCTACAGACTTTTTCTTAACCTGATCACTCATATTCATCACACTAGGCATGAACACCAAGAAGTCAACCCTGTTCACCACCAACGCTTATTTTATGACCACACACTGATGGTCACATTTGATAGAGATCACAGTGTGTGCTACTCCTTTCACCTCCCCCTTCCATCGGAGGCTGCTGCACCAATTTCTATGTCCCCGTCTGTGGTTAATCTACGTTCTATCTTCATACATCCTACTACCTTCATCCATCTCAGACTTACTCCCATCTGAGCTATCTGCCATGCCTACCTCAGTCACCAGTACAGCTCTGCAGATCCGCCAACCAAACGCAACGTTCACTTTCGAAACTGAATGCTCTGGTCCCAAGTGCTCCCTCTGTTCCGATGTTGATTATTGACCAAAAGAACGGGGCTCCATTAACTACGAAACCAGCAACGTAAAGGGCTGTCTCGTCCCCTCCAGTTGTCTACTATTTACAGTATATACGGATAACGTGATTGGCAGACATGATCAGCAGAGATATACCATGGATAGTACACAAGTTTTGATTGGTTTACAGTTTAGCACTTGACTGTACAGCTAGCAAACATAAAAGTATgtattttaaaacatttgcaagaATTGACAACAAACAGAAATGTGTTCAGAAGCAgcggtgtgtattcatggatgccaggcttccccaaatatttcaccaatattttttaaaaatgttataaaatCGTTCCGCTTTCTCTTTTTTTAATAATTTTCGGTCAATCTGAATCTCACCGGAGAAATCATCCAAGCGAGGGAAACAGCACCGCTCTGTCTCAggatctgatgctgtctggaccaaaagagttTAACGTATTGCTGCCGTAGCATTTGATTTATTGATGCCAGGAAGCTTTTGGTCTCCCTTGATAAAATACTTTGCCAATCAATGTGCAACAAAACGCCCCCCaagggaggccagtttggatttggcaaAATGTCATTTTCAGAAAAACttgtctgtttctggtctgcttgtgttgatgtTCTGCAGTAGCAAAATTTGGCCCTTCCTAAGCCATGaatggagatggggatttggacttgtggctTTGACTTCATTCTCTGTCCAGGCCAATGACAATTCTGATCaaactggtcactttaataatgttaacatactgttttactcatttaatatgtatatactgtattctactgtattttagtccatGCCACtttgacattgctcatcctaatatatatatatttcttaattccatacttttacttttagatgtgtgtgtattgtgaattgttagatactaatgcactgttggagctaattCTACGTTCTACCCATATTCAGTCCAATTTTAACAAATAATATTGTATTGTAACCTATTGAGTTCATGATTTGCACAGCAAAGCATACCTTCCTAGGTAAGGCCATCAAAGATTTCTGGTCATGCTCCTACCCGGAACTTAAACATCCAATCCGGCGATCCTATCGGACATATTTGATGAAACACAGGAACGATTAAAGGAGAACATATTTGTTTACATAGATCCGAAGTTGAAATGTTTTCAGTTTCTCTGACATCTTCTGGTTTCGAAATTAGCCAGGGACATTTTACTATTTAATAGCTTACAAACAGTGAAAACCCATTCAATTGTCTTGTTTAGTTagttctctggagcaggttttccgcTTGCTACgagggtagctagctagctcgatGTTAGCAGCAATCAATCGTTTGCTATACATTTCACGATGGACGACAGACTATGAAATTTGACCTCCGATGTTATAAACAAATTTAAAGGTTGTTATTTGCAGTTTTACAAAAATGGATATCAGTCTAACAATTTCACTAATGCGGGGCCAGATGGGTACGGTGATAGAGAGAGCGGTTAGCGCCGCTGTTGAGACTGTGTTGGGGGAGATGCTTAGAGTGGTCGGCATTAAATTTGACGAGCTGAAGATGGAAGTAGTAGCTAAAGAGAAAGAGGCGGAGAACATAAGACAGTTGCTGGAGATATCCCGATCTCAGATGAAGACAATGCGGAAACACATGAACGCTCTGGGTGAGAACGCACACGGTGCCACTTATCAGACCTACCGGACAGCATTCGGCCATTCTGATCCCCGCAGAATTCACGGTTCCTCCGAGGCCGCACTGTCCTCGGGTTTACCACAGCCGCCGAGAAGGACGGTTCCAAACAACAACCAAATCCCCACTACAAATGGAAACTTACAGGCAAGGAATCGAGTCACCATCACCCTACCCTCTGAGAATATGGTCAGAGCCACCCAACCGTCTGATAACTTGGTCCGGGCCACCCAACCGTCTGATAACTTGGTCCGGGCCACCCAGCCCTCAGATAACTTGGTCCGGGCCACCCAGCCCTCTGATAACTTGATCAGGGCCACCCAGCCCTCTGATAACTTGGTCAGAGCCACCCAGTCCTCTGATAACTTGATCAGGGCCACCCAGCCCTCAGATAACTTGGTCAGGGCCACCCAACCCTCTGATAATATGGTAACCGTTAGGGCTACATCAACATCCTTTGACAGTCACGATGATCTGACAACTGTGATCTCCCAGACTCTGGAGGACCGGACATTGACACCCACTATCTCTGCAATGAATAGTTCATCAGAGCATCTGGAACCTTTGAAAGGTAGAATGTCTTTTCTCAGATCTTGTCGGGTTTGAATGTGGCTATTATTCTGTGTTTGCTTGTGTATGTAAATTGGTGGCCTGACTGAACTCGTATAGCTGTCTATTTTCCCAGTGTTTGTTGACCACCATGttacctctctttccctccagaGGAGCACCCAGCCCCCCTTGACCCCGAGGTGTCTGATGAGAgccagaggagggaggaggaagaagagtgtCAGGCCGAGTGGACCATAAGTACACAGCCACCAGAGACAAGCACAGACCCTGGGGCCCAGCTGGTCCTCTCCCCACCCAGGACTGATGGAGCAGACTGCTCTGCCAGGAGTGTACTGCCACCCTCCCAGCTCCTGTCCCAGTTCcaagtgaaagaggaggaagctGAG
Encoded here:
- the LOC120058020 gene encoding uncharacterized protein LOC120058020: MDISLTISLMRGQMGTVIERAVSAAVETVLGEMLRVVGIKFDELKMEVVAKEKEAENIRQLLEISRSQMKTMRKHMNALGENAHGATYQTYRTAFGHSDPRRIHGSSEAALSSGLPQPPRRTVPNNNQIPTTNGNLQARNRVTITLPSENMVRATQPSDNLVRATQPSDNLVRATQPSDNLVRATQPSDNLIRATQPSDNLVRATQSSDNLIRATQPSDNLVRATQPSDNMVTVRATSTSFDSHDDLTTVISQTLEDRTLTPTISAMNSSSEHLEPLKEEHPAPLDPEVSDESQRREEEEECQAEWTISTQPPETSTDPGAQLVLSPPRTDGADCSARSVLPPSQLLSQFQVKEEEAEVEIICIKQEPEEVETLLINLAAENFNSQGNLLDRQTQGNLLLDSHRTIPGSQNQRDRRAPRPPQSQRTLAENTPFTSADSCSYGLSQAVMSGGVAPRPMVRPWPKDLSLYEEFKMRRTELRRRSQTRQREMEKNLPQPLLADLVKERREKTRLRVARWRAKRKLQACLLTQMTQQTQHQQTGPGLGQGNSLNSGLGNHSQISHHTQHKTTGPTQTQQRNSAAVSQSNHSFLYNRSHCDSGPSNINYPPLQFNSSLMLGQHGGHNMVEHIMQPTMTSSSQQGLSLTDSELYQ